One Elusimicrobiota bacterium genomic window, AGAAATCTCTTAAGTTTCCCCTCAAGTTCAAATATAAAATTATTACTGCCTAGAGGCCTTCCCTTTCTTGTTTGCTCCCTTATTTGTTTTATTTCATTAGAATCATCAGACAGCTCTATAAATTTTCCCCAATTTTTTTGTTTTTCTTCAATATAATCAAAGAGTCTGTTTACCCCTAATTCATCGTGTTTATCTATTCCTGAGTGCGTTTTTGCGCTGGACCAGTTCCACATATTCGGATTTTTAGCCATCTTTGCGCGCACCGGATTCCTTTCGATATAGCGGGCGCATGCCAGGGTGTGTCGTTCATCCATTACAGATGAGAAAAATCGCCCTTGAAACAAATGTCCTTGTGTACACATTTTCTTGTTATAATACTGGGAATACTTCATATGAGCATATTTAAAGACATTGCCCATTGAATCTTCTTTTTCAGGAATTACGATAAAGTGAACGTGATTTGGCATAAGGCAATATGCCAATATAACCAAACCATAACTCTTACTTTCGTTTTTTAAATGAGACAGATATTTTTTTCGGTCAATATCACTAGAAAATATCCTTTGTCTGTAGTTTCCTCTTTGGGTAATATGATGGGGGTATCCTGCGGCTACAACTCTTGCGATTCTTGGCATGAGTAAATTATATCTCTTCTTATGATTGATGTCAACGAAAATAGGTGTCTGTCCCTATTTAATCGGGGACGACGAGATTTGAACTCGCGATCTCTGCCTTGACAGGGCAGCGTGTTAAACCAGGCTACACCACGTCCCCATTAACTACAGTAATTAGTGATTAGCGCTTAGTAATTAGTTAACGGCAAAAAAACAACTGATGCAAACTTTAAATACAATAATTGGTGATTAGTACTTAGTAATTAGTTGAAGGC contains:
- a CDS encoding transposase, encoding MPRIARVVAAGYPHHITQRGNYRQRIFSSDIDRKKYLSHLKNESKSYGLVILAYCLMPNHVHFIVIPEKEDSMGNVFKYAHMKYSQYYNKKMCTQGHLFQGRFFSSVMDERHTLACARYIERNPVRAKMAKNPNMWNWSSAKTHSGIDKHDELGVNRLFDYIEEKQKNWGKFIELSDDSNEIKQIREQTRKGRPLGSNNFIFELEGKLKRFLKLKPKGRPKKRIEK